CTGGATGTAGAGACTGATAAGCAGTTCTTTATCTCTCAGGAAAACCTGATAGCAAAGATTAAGTTAGAACTTGGAGAAGATAGAGGTTTTGTCTTTATAGATGAGATTCAGAGAAAGAAGGATGCAGGTATTTTCTTAAAGGGCATCTATGACCAGAACTTACCGTATAAATTAATTGTATCTGGTTCAGGCAGTGTTGAGTTGAAAGAGAAGATACATGAGTCTCTATTAGGCAGGAAGAGAGAATTTTTGCTGTCTG
The Candidatus Kaelpia imicola genome window above contains:
- a CDS encoding AAA family ATPase — its product is MIQRDLFSDLKDHLFKKEISFIIGPRQAGKTTLMLLLKNYLEKEGERTLFLNLDVETDKQFFISQENLIAKIKLELGEDRGFVFIDEIQRKKDAGIFLKGIYDQNLPYKLIVSGSGSVELKEKIHESLLGRKREFLLS